One stretch of Carassius carassius chromosome 18, fCarCar2.1, whole genome shotgun sequence DNA includes these proteins:
- the LOC132092059 gene encoding nuclear receptor coactivator 7-like — protein sequence MEKTEKRPGYFARLKKKRQLKQSQSEKADAEQNQSDLESKTPVICEPAPIGRSQQRNAERARGSDDYSQTKKEKSKPPRTVEFTVGAKDTLNSIALKFNITPNEVVHLNRLFSHSVVPGQKLFVPDVDQSERGSQVDGSSERLSASESTEKEMKDLSEDESPTTVRFIKMSCKYFTDGTGVVGGVLIITPNNIMFDPHKSDPLVMENGCEEYGLICPMEEVLSVALYDDVSRMKLKDSLPSPGEWEELPSERDLNPFSRYEALGAPNQLIVLDDTETAISETSECQITDKSPSDEGFTELELLQSDCSTTCSSQEGAPLQEQRKTPTDQSVRLYRAEEDEDEGLYNHSTDDNAELPEKLDEPALVHDGKEAVIEVDEVTKTRGETLVDGVSAIEATARDQKEKMTPEDSGKCSCPGPNVEDNKTPNSDVQLSEAELHRRASEAEMKSWLLKRMQRPIEDMLLSNEEKSKAPPMFLCFKVVKPMRKSFATGWTSSPAHSYIGRGRQPEYWFAVPQERVDHMYSFFIQWSSDINGKDAQEQGFVVVEKDELSMIDNFFFSDPVPRSWEIITINDAKRRQSFSFEDEELLDLLPVLMDDSALLEDTHIEKLSTRLPARVQGYPWRLVYSTLVHGTSLKTLYRNMMTLDCPVLMVIKDMDNQIFGAFSTHPFRVSAYCYGTGETFLYSFCPEIKVYRWTGENSYFVKGNTDSLQIGGGGGRLGLWLDAGLYHGFSSKCSTFNNRPLSSKHDFTIQNLEVWAFK from the exons ATGGAGAAGACAGAGAAGAGGCCTGGATACTTCGCCAG GCTGAAGAAGAAGCGGCAGCTGAAGCAGAGCCAATCAGAGAAAGCAGATGCCGAGCAGAACCAATCAGATTTGGAATCCAAGACTCCAGTCATCTGTGAGCCCGCTCCCATTGGTCGATCTCAGCAGAGGAATGCAGAAAGAGCAAGAGGCTCAG ATGACTACAGCCAGACCAAGAAAGAGAAAAGTAAACCTCCAAGGACTGTGGAGTTCACC GTCGGAGCGAAGGACACTCTGAACAGCATCGCTCTGAAGTTCAACATCACCCCGAATGAAGTGGTGCATCTGAACCGTCTCTTCTCTCACAGCGTCGTACCTGGACAG AAACTGTTCGTCCCTGATGTGGACCAATCAGAGCGCGGTTCTCAGGTGGACGGCTCCTCTGAGCGTCTCTCAGCGTCAGAGTCGACAGAGAAGGAGATGAAG GATCTGTCTGAAGACGAGAGTCCGACCACCGTCAGATTCATCAAGATGAGCTGCAAGTACTTCACTGACGGCACG GGAGTTGTGGGAGGAGTGTTGATTATAACACCCAATAACATCATGTTTGACCCGCACAAATCTGACCCGCTGGTGATGGAGAACGGCTGTGAGGAGTACGGTCTCATCTGTCCCATGGAGGAGGTGCTGTCCGTGGCCCTGTATGACGACGTGTCCCGAATGAAGCTCAAGGACTCGCTGCCGTC GCCGGGCGAGTGGGAGGAGCTTCCCTCCGAACGAGATCTGAACCCCTTTAGTCGTTACGAGGCTCTCGGAGCGCCCAACCAACTAATTGTGTTAGACGATACCGAAACGGCTATATCTGAGACATCAGAGTGCCAGATCACTGACAAATCGCCGTCGGACGAAGGTTTCACCGAACTGGAGCTCCTGCAGAGCGACTGTAGCACCACCTGCTCCAGCCAGGAGGGGGCGCCACTACAGGAGCAAAGAAAGACGCCAACAGACCAATCAGTGAGGTTGTATCGTGCTGAGGAAGACGAAGATGAAGGCCTTTACAACCATTCCACAGATGACAACGCAGAGCTACCCGAAAAGCTGGACGAACCAGCACTGGTGCATGATGGGAAGGAAGCGGTCATAGAAGTGGACGAGGTGACCAAAACAAGGGGTGAAACATTAGTAGACGGAGTCTCGGCAATCGAGGCGACCGCAAGAGACCAAAAAGAGAAGATGACCCCAGAGGACTCTGGGAAATGTAGTTGTCCTGGACCCAATGTTGAAGATAATAAGACACCAAACTCGGACGTACAGCTTTCTGAAGCGGAGCTACACAGACGAGCCAGTGAGGCCGAGATGAAGTCATGGCTGCTAAAAAGAATGCAGAGACCAATCGAAG ACATGCTGCTGTCCAATGAAGAAAAGAGCAAAGCTCCGCCAATGTTCCTCTGCTTTAAGGTGGTTAAACCAATGAGGAAGTCTTTCGCCACTGGTTGGACGTCTAGCCCCGCCCACTCGTACATTGGCAGAGGACGGCAACCAGAATATTGGTTTGCTGTGCCTCAAGAGAG AGTGGACCACATGTACTCGTTCTTCATCCAATGGTCTTCAGACATTAATGGGAAGGACGCTCAGGAGCAGGGCTTTGTAGTCGTGGAGAAAGACGAGCTCAGCATGATCGACAACTTCTTCTTTAGTGACCCGGTTCCTCGCAGCTGGGAG ATCATCACGATTAATGATGCCAAGAGACGCCAGAGCTTCAGCTTCGAGGACGAGGAACTTCTAGATCTTCTTCCTGTTCTGATGGACGACAGTGCTCTTCTGGAGGACACGCACATTGAGAAG TTGTCCACTCGATTGCCGGCCCGTGTTCAGGGCTATCCGTGGCGTCTGGTCTACAGTACATTGGTACACGGAACCAGCCTGAAAACCCTGTACAGGAACATGATGACGCTGGACTGCCCTGTGCTGATGGTCATCAAAGATATGGACAACCAG ATTTTTGGAGCATTTTCCACTCACCCTTTCCGAGTGAGTGCATACTGTTATGGTACAGGAGAGACCTTCCTCTACAGCTTCTGCCCAGAGATCAAG GTTTACCGCTGGACGGGTGAAAACTCATACTTTGTGAAAGGAAACACAGATTCCCTTCAGATTGGTGGAGGAGG GGGTCGTCTGGGCCTGTGGCTGGACGCTGGCCTTTACCATGGCTTCTCATCCAAATGCTCCACCTTCAACAACCGGCCACTGTCTTCCAAACATGACTTCACCATCCAAAACCTGGAGGTGTGGGCCTTTAAATGA